One window of Penaeus chinensis breed Huanghai No. 1 chromosome 34, ASM1920278v2, whole genome shotgun sequence genomic DNA carries:
- the LOC125043597 gene encoding transcription initiation factor TFIID subunit 13-like isoform X1 yields MAAADDSFDQNDGDDFFQYEEEETGEAQSEAVISTCSGGRKRLFSKELRCMMYGFGDDQNPYTESVDLLEDLVIEFITQMTQRAMEVGRSGRVQVEDVMYLVRKDKRKYARVHDLLNMNEELKKARKAFDEVKYAGV; encoded by the exons ATGGCAGCTGCAGATGACAGTTTTGATCAG AATGATGGCGACGATTTCTTTcagtatgaagaggaggagacaggagaggctCAGTCAGAAGCTGTCATTTCCACCTGTTCGGGTGGCCGTAAAAGACTCTTTTCCAAGGAGCTGCGGTGCATGATGTATGGCTTTGGGGACGACCAGAATCCTTACACCGAGAGCGTTGATCTACTTGAAGACTTGGTCATTGAATTCATAACTCAAATG ACACAGCGTGCAATGGAGGTTGGAAGGTCTGGCAGAGTCCAAGTAGAAGATGTAATGTATTTAGTGCGGAAAGACAAGCGCAAATATGCAAGAGTTCACGACCTACTCAACATGAACGAGGAgctgaagaaagcaagaaaagccTTTGATGAAGTCAAATATGCTGGTGTGTGA
- the LOC125043594 gene encoding fatty-acid amide hydrolase 1-like, translated as MQCSKTKEKLQEAVEQRRKEVRAALDKLEASLSAGAELLTEERLAILALPPDILLHRLREGHLTPTAVLRAFQAKAMVVTYRINCVTEFIPQAEDWASALEEDPHSRSLPLYGLPVSIKENFEVEGMDTTLGLAKYLYQPAPRHAAIVQVLRLQGAVPFCKTNVPQTLISYRCSNPVWGETLNPVDTQRTCGGSSGGEAALVGGGGSVLGVGSDVAGSVRIPAHFCGVVAVKPTSGRVSSRGLAKCVRGAVGVESAPGLLGRDVDIVVAGLQAVLEGEHMHSVDPTLPPLSWRGHLFAENRPLRVGWYDHDEVFPVTPGCRRAVTEARDALVAAGHTLVPFTPAGVRRAWRLLTACFTADQGQTSARLLENEQLDQAVETNRQLMSAPRFVRAVVRQVVSRKSPLMADLLRSDTSSSYQLWRVLGERKDYIDDLLEAWKANQLDVLLCPAFPMPAPKPSYPTRIMAAAVTTALYNYLDFPAGVVPVTHETEDDQAKLAEYPTDDLMFELVKEATAEAVGLPIGVQMVGLPWQEEVLCRAMKALQDALASAKEAK; from the exons GAAAAGCTGCAGGAGGCGGTGGAGCAGCGGCGGAAGGAGGTGCGCGCCGCCCTGGACAAACTCGAGGCCTCCCTCAGTGCCGGCGCCGAGCTACTGACGGAGGAGAGGCTGGCGATCCTGGCGCTGCCGCCGGACATCCTTCTGCACCGCCTGAGGGAGGGTCACCTGACGCCCACGGCCGTCCTGCGGGCATTCCAGGCCAag GCGATGGTTGTGACTTACCGCATCAACTGCGTCACGGAATTCATCCCGCAAGCGGAG gactgGGCCTCGGCGCTCGAGGAGGACCCGCACAGCCGCTCCCTGCCGCTCTACGGCCTTCCGGTGAGCATCAAGGAGAACTTCGAGGTGGAGGGCATGGACACCACGCTGGGGCTGGCCAAGTACCTGTACCAGCCCGCCCCTCGCCACGCCGCCATCGTGCAGGTGCTGCGGCTGCAGGGCGCCGTGCCCTTCTGCAAAACCAACGTGCCGCAGACCCTAATCAG CTACCGCTGCAGCAACCCCGTCTGGGGCGAGACCCTGAACCCAGTCGACACCCAGCGCACGTGCGGAGGATCCTCAG GCGGCGAGGCGGCCCTCGTGGGCGGCGGGGGGTCGGTGCTGGGCGTGGGATCCGACGTGGCCGGCAGCGTGCGCATTCCTGCGCACTTCTGCGGCGTCGTGGCGGTAAAGCCCACCAGCGGGAGGGTGAGCAGCCGCGGCCTCGCCAAGTGCGTGCGGGGCGCCGTTGGAG TGGAGAGCGCCCCTGGCCTGCTGGGCCGCGACGTGGACATCGTGGTGGCGGGGCTGCAGGCCGTCCTCGAGGGCGAGCACATGCACAGCGTGGACCCGACGCTGCCGCCGCTCTCGTGGCGCGGCCACCTGTTTGCGGAGAACCGGCCTCTCCGCGTCGGTTGGTACGATCATGACGAGGTATTCCCCGTAACGCCTGGGTGCCGCCGTGCCGTCACGGAGGCACGGGATGCGTTGGTGGCTGCGGGGCACACGCTCGTGCCCTTCACTCCAGCGGGCGTCAGGAGGGCATGGCGGCTGCTCACCGCCTGCTTCACGGCGGATCAGGGACAGACCTCCGCCAGGCTGCTGGAAAATGAGCAGCTGGACCAGGCGGTGGAGACCAACAGGCAGCTGATGTCGGCGCCAAGGTTCGTGAGGGCCGTCGTAAGGCAGGTCGTCTCGAGGAAGTCCCCGCTCATGGCCGACCTGCTGCGAA GCGACACGTCCTCTTCGTACCAGCTCTGGCGCGtcctgggagagaggaaggactaCATCGACGACCTCCTGGAGGCGTGGAAGGCCAACCAGCTGGACGTCCTGCTGTGCCCCGCCTTCCCCATGCCGGCGCCCAAGCCCTCCTACCCAACCAGGATCATGG CCGCGGCGGTGACGACGGCCCTGTATAACTACCTCGACTTCCCTGCCGGCGTCGTGCCCGTCACCCACGAGACGGAGGACGATCAGGCCAAGCTGGCGGAGTACCCGACGGACGACCTCATGTTCGAGTTGGTGAAAGAG GCCACGGCAGAGGCAGTAGGCCTACCCATCGGCGTGCAAATGGTCGGCCTACCTTGGCAGGAGGAGGTGCTGTGCCGCGCCATGAAGGCTCTCCAGGATGCGCTCGCCAGCGCCAAGGAGGCAAAGTAA
- the LOC125043597 gene encoding transcription initiation factor TFIID subunit 13-like isoform X2 has translation MAAADDSFDQYEEEETGEAQSEAVISTCSGGRKRLFSKELRCMMYGFGDDQNPYTESVDLLEDLVIEFITQMTQRAMEVGRSGRVQVEDVMYLVRKDKRKYARVHDLLNMNEELKKARKAFDEVKYAGV, from the exons ATGGCAGCTGCAGATGACAGTTTTGATCAG tatgaagaggaggagacaggagaggctCAGTCAGAAGCTGTCATTTCCACCTGTTCGGGTGGCCGTAAAAGACTCTTTTCCAAGGAGCTGCGGTGCATGATGTATGGCTTTGGGGACGACCAGAATCCTTACACCGAGAGCGTTGATCTACTTGAAGACTTGGTCATTGAATTCATAACTCAAATG ACACAGCGTGCAATGGAGGTTGGAAGGTCTGGCAGAGTCCAAGTAGAAGATGTAATGTATTTAGTGCGGAAAGACAAGCGCAAATATGCAAGAGTTCACGACCTACTCAACATGAACGAGGAgctgaagaaagcaagaaaagccTTTGATGAAGTCAAATATGCTGGTGTGTGA